TTCTTGAGACAGTTTGATGCCTTCCTGAGCAGTTTTTTGGCCTTCCTCCGTGGCCATAACTGTGGAACTGATTGCCGACTGAATCCCAAAAATGAGGGTATTAATTTTATCGGCTGATTTCTTACTTTGGTCGGCTAATTTACGAATTTCTGTGGCTACCACCCCAAATCCTTTACCATGTTCTCCCGCCCGTACAGCTTCCACCGCCGCGTTGAGAGCAAGCATATTTGTTTGATTGGCTAAATCGCTGACGATGTTCGTAATGCTGCCAATTTGATTCGTTTGCTCGGTCAAACGCCCAATTTGTTCACTGATCTTGCTGACTTTTTCTTTGAGGATAAATATTTCCTCTAAGGTACGCTCAACTGTTTGGGTTCCTCCCTCTGCCAAATATAAAACTTGACGGGCTGCGGTGGTTCCATCTTCTGCAAGGTTTAATACCTGTGTAGCCCCTACTACTGATGATTCTGCTAACCTGAAGACCTGACGCGCATTTTCTGTCGCTGATTGGGCTTGTTCAACTGTTGCTTTTGAGGATGCACCTAATTCATTCATAGTCGTACTGGTTTGATTAACCGAAGCAGCCTGTTGCTGAGCAATCCGTTCGTGTTGCTCGACTGCAAGCGAAATTTCGCCAGAAGACCTAGCGATTGAACTTGCTACTACATCCAGTGGCTGTACAACTCGTCGAGTCGTAAAAAATAAAATAAATGAGCAAAATATTATACCCACAACAGGACTTGCTAAAGAGGTAAGGTTTCCCCATTTCTCAGCTTGTTTGGCTGTTCTTTGCCTTTTGATTAAAAGTTGATTTTCAGCTTCAATCATTTCAGCAGTTTTTTCTCTAAAATTATTCATAATATTTTTGCTATTTTCCGACAAAATTAAAGCTTTTAAGGCTTTTTCCTTGCCGGTTCTTTTTAAAGATATATTGGTAGCTAAATCATCCATTTTTTGATCGGCTATTTTTCTAACCTCACTGAGTTTTTTGAGTTGATTCGGATTAGCTTTTATGGAATTTTTAATTTTAGAAAATCGAGTATTTAACTTTTGCTTTGCCTGATTGTAAGGATCTAAAAAATTCTCTTGATTTGTGATAATAAACCCTCGTTGTCCTGTTTCAGCATCAATTAAAATCTTTTCCAAGTCTTTCAAGTCTTCTTTGACTTGATAAGTATGGGTTACCAAATCGACCGACGAAACTAAAGTGTTTGTACTAATTTTAAAAGCTAATCCACCGAGTAGCATCAGACCAAATATAGTTCCCAAACTTAAAGGCAATATTTGAGTCAGCCTTGTAGATTTTTTGGCTAATTCTTTTGACATTTTCTTGATTGATTAAAGTAGGTTTTAGAAGTTTTTCCTATCCGATTAATTTTATGTTAATTAACGGTTTATCCTCCTTTTAACCTGGAAATTTTAGATAATGAATATTCAAAGTAAGCTTAAATCTAAAATTCTTACGCCGCTGCTTTAAGACTCTGAGCCGCTTCATTAAGTTTTTGAATTCCTATTTTGGTTTGAGCCAACCCACTAGCCGTTTGCACAGCTCCCTGATTGAGAGAACTCATCGCCTCAATGACTTGTTCAATCGCAACTGCTTGCTGTCTAGCTGTTAAAGAAATTTGTTGATTGTTTACCACTACATTCTCCATCGCTTCCAGCGAGTTTTTTTGATTGTATAAAACAATCGTATTGATTGCTTCAGCTACTCCCATAGAAGATTGTAAAATAATTTCGTTAATCGCTTGAGTTACTTGATTGAACGCCTCCGCTGTTTCTTGAGAAAGTTTTATACCTTCCTGAGCTGTTTTCCGTCCTTCTTCTGTCGCGATAACGGTAGAATTAATAGCTGTTTGAATCCCTAAAACTAAGCCATTAATTTTATCTGCTGATTTTTTACTTTGATCGGCTAATTTGCGAATTTCTGTGGCGACAACACCAAATCCTTTGCCCTGTTGTCCCGCCCGTACGGCTTCCACTGCTGCGTTAAGGGCTAGCATATTTGTTTGGTTGGCTAAATCGCTGACGATATTCGTAATGCTGCTAATTTGATGAGCCTGCTCATTCAAACGTCCAATTTGTTCGGCAATGTTGGTAACTTTGTCTTTCAGAATTGATATTCCCTCTAAAGTTCGCTCAACAGTCTGAGTTCCCCCCTCTGCTAAAGACAAAACTTGACGCGCTCCCGTTGCTCCATTCTCTGCTAGGTTTAATACTTGAGTGGCTCCGGCTACGGATGATTCTGCTAACTTTAAAACTTGACGCGCAGTTTCGGCTGATGACTCTGCTTGTTGCACAGTTGCTCTTGAGGAGGAACCTAGCTCATTCATGGTGCTGGTGGTTTGATTCACAGAAGTT
This DNA window, taken from Microcoleus sp. FACHB-68, encodes the following:
- a CDS encoding CHASE3 domain-containing protein; amino-acid sequence: MSKELAKKSTRLTQILPLSLGTIFGLMLLGGLAFKISTNTLVSSVDLVTHTYQVKEDLKDLEKILIDAETGQRGFIITNQENFLDPYNQAKQKLNTRFSKIKNSIKANPNQLKKLSEVRKIADQKMDDLATNISLKRTGKEKALKALILSENSKNIMNNFREKTAEMIEAENQLLIKRQRTAKQAEKWGNLTSLASPVVGIIFCSFILFFTTRRVVQPLDVVASSIARSSGEISLAVEQHERIAQQQAASVNQTSTTMNELGASSKATVEQAQSATENARQVFRLAESSVVGATQVLNLAEDGTTAARQVLYLAEGGTQTVERTLEEIFILKEKVSKISEQIGRLTEQTNQIGSITNIVSDLANQTNMLALNAAVEAVRAGEHGKGFGVVATEIRKLADQSKKSADKINTLIFGIQSAISSTVMATEEGQKTAQEGIKLSQETTKAFTNVTQAINEVILKSSQGVAEAINDIVLHNQTTALAAIEDVVVSLQQISLTAREQANAIEQVVDAMSSLNEGAVETASGITQTKVGIQKLNDAAYDLKAVV
- a CDS encoding methyl-accepting chemotaxis protein; the encoded protein is MNDQRSGVIFMFANLKLRGRIFTGFSIPVVLGLGFTGLVFFTGSQLLEVLKLAETTQDIVVQTDMMVLRTSMMARQMRGYLLVKSEEPLKEFRKQKQLYDVAAKASKELMKQREQQQTFEEMNRLGEQYYALCIETFRLKDAGQHNQAVNLYLKESKEIIDKLDDLGDRLNQDEREILEYYTRSASNAIQFLILAAVLTALLSFVLSSAAAYLIWGTIAKTNRTMNQTANTIATSSTQIAVSVEQQERNASQQATSVNQTTSTMNELGSSSRATVQQAESSAETARQVLKLAESSVAGATQVLNLAENGATGARQVLSLAEGGTQTVERTLEGISILKDKVTNIAEQIGRLNEQAHQISSITNIVSDLANQTNMLALNAAVEAVRAGQQGKGFGVVATEIRKLADQSKKSADKINGLVLGIQTAINSTVIATEEGRKTAQEGIKLSQETAEAFNQVTQAINEIILQSSMGVAEAINTIVLYNQKNSLEAMENVVVNNQQISLTARQQAVAIEQVIEAMSSLNQGAVQTASGLAQTKIGIQKLNEAAQSLKAAA